In a genomic window of Acidimicrobiales bacterium:
- a CDS encoding AMP-binding protein: FGLSDSAPKVLLCDGERFERVTPHLDVLRADRSLHVVATRADGVDLGHDAVHWADALAGAVDLPAPPPVAIDTDDDACVFYTSGTTGHPKGAVLTHRGAVSNLLNLAFWQTMQASAEAKAVAAGEPPAGSDKQTGDAMPGSVLGVPLFHVTGCNCCLHPVTAVGGKLVLMHRWNPEVALELIERERPTTFTGVPTMARELINSPDFAIRDTSSITSLGGGGAAVQPDLVQKIEDRMEGRPSTGYGLTETNGVITINAGQYFLAKPASAGSPCPVMEARIVAEDGTDQSPGGHGELWVRGGNVFRGYLNRPEANAEALTDGWFHTGDIGYLDEDGFLFLVDRAKDMVLRSGENVYCAEVEAAIYEHPAVAEAAVFAVPDERHGEVVGVAVVLLPDAELTAADLQAHTRTLIAGFKVPEHVWFRDESLPRNANGKFVKRQLREDLVGTPTAV, encoded by the coding sequence TTCGGGTTGTCCGATTCGGCACCGAAGGTCCTGTTGTGCGACGGCGAACGGTTCGAGAGGGTGACGCCTCACCTCGACGTGCTGCGGGCCGACCGATCGCTCCACGTCGTAGCCACCCGGGCCGACGGGGTCGATCTGGGCCATGACGCCGTCCACTGGGCGGACGCCCTGGCCGGGGCGGTCGATCTGCCGGCACCACCACCCGTGGCCATCGACACCGACGACGATGCCTGCGTCTTCTACACCTCGGGCACCACCGGGCACCCCAAGGGTGCCGTGCTGACCCATCGGGGTGCGGTGTCCAACCTGCTGAACCTGGCCTTCTGGCAGACGATGCAGGCAAGCGCCGAGGCCAAGGCCGTGGCGGCTGGCGAGCCGCCGGCCGGGTCGGACAAGCAGACCGGCGACGCCATGCCCGGCTCCGTGCTGGGCGTACCGCTGTTCCACGTGACGGGCTGCAACTGCTGCCTGCACCCGGTCACAGCGGTCGGCGGCAAGCTCGTGCTGATGCACCGTTGGAACCCCGAGGTGGCCCTGGAACTCATCGAACGGGAGCGACCGACGACGTTCACCGGTGTGCCCACCATGGCCCGTGAGCTCATCAACAGCCCTGATTTCGCCATCCGGGACACGTCCAGCATCACGTCGCTCGGCGGTGGCGGTGCAGCCGTGCAGCCCGACCTGGTCCAGAAGATCGAAGACCGGATGGAAGGCCGCCCCAGCACTGGCTACGGCCTCACCGAGACCAACGGCGTCATCACCATCAACGCCGGCCAGTACTTCTTGGCCAAGCCGGCGTCGGCTGGGTCGCCGTGTCCGGTCATGGAGGCCCGCATCGTGGCCGAGGACGGCACCGACCAGTCGCCGGGAGGCCACGGAGAACTGTGGGTGCGGGGCGGGAACGTCTTCCGGGGCTACCTGAACCGTCCGGAAGCCAACGCCGAGGCCCTGACCGACGGCTGGTTCCACACCGGGGACATCGGCTATCTGGACGAGGACGGCTTCCTGTTCCTGGTCGACCGGGCCAAGGACATGGTCCTCCGCAGCGGTGAGAACGTGTACTGCGCGGAGGTGGAAGCCGCCATCTACGAGCACCCGGCCGTCGCTGAGGCAGCGGTCTTCGCCGTGCCCGATGAGCGGCACGGCGAAGTCGTCGGGGTGGCAGTCGTGCTCCTCCCCGACGCCGAGTTGACGGCCGCCGACCTCCAGGCCCACACCCGCACCCTCATCGCAGGGTTCAAGGTGCCCGAGCACGTGTGGTTCCGCGACGAGTCGTTG